Genomic window (Branchiostoma lanceolatum isolate klBraLanc5 chromosome 13, klBraLanc5.hap2, whole genome shotgun sequence):
TATAGTGGCATTCTCCATGTAAAGGCTTCATTGCTGGCATTTGATTGACATGAGCAGTGGGTTATGCCAGGCAAATCGGCATTTTAACACGACTTTTTCTTGGCTCAGACAGCTGTGAAGTTGAAGGAATGTCAGGATGGCCGAGCGGTCTAAGGCGCTGCGTTCAGGTCGCAGTCTGGTTCTCcaggcgtgggttcgaatcccacttctgacagcAAAATATTTTGGACCTCAAATAAGCGAGAGCCATTCCTTCTGACGTGAAGTCGGAGCCAGTCTTTTaagattttgtttgaaaaatgaatttcatttttgtgcTTTAATTTGTCGCCAACATGAATTCCCCACATtccagaattttcaaaatagcAACCATACTAAATGTGTTCTTTCGACAAGTGTATGCAAAAACATCGTAGCAGTAGGATGAAATTAAAGAAATGAGATCACACCCCtctccaaaaaaggacattcagATTGTTGGAAATGGAAGTAAAATGTATGTATCGTCCCTGGGTGGGCTTGAACCACCAACCTTTCGGTTAACAGCCGAACGCGctaaccgattgcgccacagaGACGTTGATGATGTATTTGATGGCTCTGCCCTATCCTAATCGGACAAAGAACAGGTGCTCAACCTGACAAAAGTTAACCGAACTGCAAGTTGGAAGTCTTAAAGAAAGTTGCTCTGTCAGAAgtgagattcgaacccacgcccgGGGAACCAAACTGTGACCTGAAAGCATTTGACCACTCGGCAAGCCCGACGTATCTTAACTGTATTTTTGCATCTGTCGTCGTCATCGACATCTCACGTCGATTTGTAAGTTGGTCTTATATCTTGTTTTATGTTCTCCAGATAGTAAGTGTCGTTTTAGTGGATGAAACTGACAATTTTGTTCCCAGAATCAGTCACAAACCTCAAAAGAGACACGATTTAGCGAGGGTCAGACAATTTACTACGGCCAATTGTGATAGCAAATTTTAATGATTGACGCCATATTACTGGTTAGCTTCTGATAAATATGCAGATGATAAAGTTCCCAAAGCGCGGCAAACGCGCATTGCATCATATAGCTtcaaggaggtacatgtacataggttgTGGAATAAAAACAGGTGGCGAAGACCACTCCTCACATAGATTCTTCCTGTTTTTTTCCGACAAAGCTGATAAATATCATCACCATATTGTTGGTATGTACACTTCGGTTTAGCAACAAAATGCATATGGTGATAATTTTGTTATGATTCACTTGATGAATGAATGCCCAGTCTTGTAACAATATTTAAGTAGACGCAATTGACAGGCCTTAGTTTAGTTGTTTCTGATGAACATGTTGTGTAAAAGGTGCCGCGTGGTCGATACGAACAGGACGCCAGGTATGTACACTTGTTATCGGCCAGGATGTAGCACACAGACATGCTACTTGAAATAAGTTTTGTCAAATATGAGCTACTGCCCATGCGCCATATACCAGAGTATAAAAACGGCAACTAACGACCAAATTGCGTCACATACGCCAAGATTCTGGCTCAAGCTTGAGACGGCAACATGATGGGGTCTAAGGTTTGCGTCACCGCCTGCCTGCTCTCGTCGATTGCGGTGATTTTCTTTGTGGAAAGAAATGGTGGTCAGGTATTTTTCCAGTCACGCAACAAGGCCAAACCTTTTCTTAGATATTCAAATATTTGCTGTCTTCATTttcctttgtcacttttgaaACTCACTTTACCTCTGATAGAGATACACATTGAGCGAAGCATTCTGCGGAAAGATACCTATTTTTGAGGCACAAACGTTTTTGCTCCACAAATTTTGTCTGTTCAAGTTACTTCTTTTACCACCTGTTAGGCATTGAACGTCGCCGACACCTTCCACGTGCACAGCGTGGCAGAAGACACGTCTGGGCGGTGTGTGTGTACCGTCATGGCGCCCTCTCCAGACATCTGCTCGGACGACAACAAGTACCACTACATCAAGGAGCTGGAGGAACAAGTCGCTAATCTGACGGCGTCGATTCAAATCTTGGCGAACAGGTAGGAGGTTAGTCTACATATTGTACGCACGCCATGCCTTCCCGTGAGTTTGATTTCtgttacataacgttacattgtccTAAAAACACTTGTTGAAAATGTTTGCTGTTGTCGAGGTGTTCTACCAGGCTATACCTAACTATAGCTCTCCAACATATAGATACCGTTAGACATGAGACTGATGGAAGGACCGACTCTAAAGCTGAAGGTCAGAAGACTGCACTAACAGAGACAGAATGACcgcatctatatagccggtgcaaccgcccttcggcgtaacacaccagcttcgcaggcacacagctcggtagcagctggttgtatCACACTGACACTTCACTGAACGACCAGTCACATCTAACTCTTGCATCATctaactgcaagcattgttCAAAGCTGTCGAGTGAGGGTGCCTCTAATGTATTTGGTTGTAACAGGCTCCACTCAACGATAAGTCCGGGAACAAACGGTATTTTGAGGTTGATagctctggtacttgaaggcgtGACTATCAGCCGTTTGTACATCAttcatagtctggacatttttttttcaattttgcccACAGTACCACAGCGGCAGTGGACATCCAGGACACGATGCTACAGATTCAGCACCTGACAGGCCAACTGAACGTGCTACAGGCGGACAGAGAACAGCTGCTGACCGACCAGTTCACCATCATCCGGGACGAGATCATCGCTCTCGCCGGTCTCCTACCGCAACTGGAACAGGACAGGTAACGTTAGGAGGATTTTCATCTGTCGTTCGCTCTGCGAGGAGCTACCTATTTTGTGCTTTGTGTCAAAAATTTGCTTTGAGTGATACTCTGGATCAAGGATTGATAAAGTATCTCGTTGACTTTGTTGGGTTTACGGGATCACGTGTTGAAATGAGTATACACTGCTTGATGACGTCCTCGTTTGATACTCCCACTACTAGAACCTGAGTTTGCACAGCAATTTAAGCATTCTGAAAGCATTTGACGGGGGAAAATACGTTGCAACAACGAAGAGCAATCGTGATGATAGGGTACGGAGGTGGAATAGTGTTCCCTCACAAACATTCACCGTACTCCAAATAGAAACGGTGTTCTAGCTTGCTGTCTAATTTGTCTCCACATTTTAACACCCTTTCAGGGAGGATGCTGAGTTGCTGCAGCTGTACCAGAATCAGCTGGATAATTTGACAGGTATCCTGGGCCAGCTGGAAGGGCAACACGGCGTGAGTGTGCAGGACATGCAGCAGCAGGTGCTACAGCTGACGCAGCAGCTACAGGCCTGCCAGCAAGGAGGTGAACTCCAAGTTTATAACGTTGGAGCAAGTGAAACTGCATGTAGATAATCTTCAACAATAACATTTCCAATAGCTGCCCTTATAACATTGGTCCTTGCTCTAGCAGGTCTGCtattatgtacagtatatagttGTATTTCGTTGATAACGGATCCCATTTTTATCTCACgtgcgttttttttcttctgtttattAAGGGTTCCGGCAACAGCAGACCATAGCTGGCAGGATTGTGACGTGTGCAAACACCAGCATAGAGCACATCAGCGGGTTCACAGCCTTCACCTGTCATGATATCAAGTAGGTCCAAGCGTCTACcgaagtagcctgggtgccagcctttatAGCTCTCCCGGTCGCTTTACTCCGCTCTCTCGGTCGCCAGAGAGTGgagtaaagctaaaaaggctggcagcCAGGATGCTACGTCAGATGCTGCTCATCACAATATAGTTATGCCATTCGGTATTGCCAGCCTTTGTCTATTTTTGGTGTTAACCATATATCGCACTGCAGTTACTGTGCTATCAGCAAGAGTTAAGTGCGTCTCAATTTCATTAAGACTTTAACGTGCTCCCTTATTGCAGATGAGAGCCATATTATATTAAATTAACTATATACGAAAGgctttgtaagtattgcagtacaaatgccTTGGaagacactttatttcaaactgttcatttcatgataatgcacgaaatgagatgtctattcagaccactcaAATCTATtcgaatttctctaagcttacagacaaagaaaaaactattcttcttttaactaccaaaaccccacaaattatagaaaaggtgggacaatacgtcttccattgcttacaaaagagaagtcaaacgtTTCACTAGTTGTAGACAATCacgtttgtataatttagataagcagcttttataactattttgtaccctgttcttttatgtatgttatttgcatttagccttcgggcatgactttggaataaacttattatcataAACTACGCACATTGAATAAAGGTAGGGAGAAACAATCCCATCGAAACAGCCTCTTTGTTATACCTTGATTGGTATCTCTATGAAACAATTGAAGACAGAAAGTTGACATAATGTGGACTGAAAAAAATCACCTAAGTAATATTCCAACATTTCCATATGTCTTAGGGTCAACGGTGCTCGCTTTCCAAATGGTGTCGGCTGTTACAGTCCAGACTCAGACTGGGTTGAAAGGGATTCACGCTACACAGACCATCTGGGATTTTGCACCAAGGTCCTTGAGCCCACTGGACAACAGGCTACCAAGATACAGGTGAAGAAAGCATCTAAAAACATCCCGAATTGGACTTGTCCTTTCTTGTGGATCACGGAGCGCATTTCCTCTGGTCATTGTTATTTCAGTTGGTAAAACGTGAATGTCATATTAAAAATGACTTATTTTCAGGTGGCCTACCGGTGCGACAGTGATCAACCCAGAGCGGTGTGGGGGAACGGTGCCTGGGCCGCCGACTACACAGACAACGGCTACACTCTGAGCCTCCGATGCATGGTCTAgtcaaaaataaacaacatgacGCGAATGTGTGTCATAGTAATGATGAATCgattgtgtgtttttcttcatttcgtTGGAAGTTTTTTTCCAACGACAATTAATGTAAATTGAAAACAGTGGCAAAAAGTCTTGCCACGTCCCTGGGTGGGCTTGAACCACCAACCTTTCGATTAACAGCCGAACGCGctaaccgattgcgccacagaAACCTTGATGCTGTTCAGATAGATGTCGTGTCCTTAACACCAGTCACGTTCATCGTACCAAGAAGCAAAGGTTTTAATCAGCAAAAAACTTCCATGGTCGTAATATATTTTGGCGACGCTACAACAGAACTTAGCCTGAGTATCATCCTCCgcagtaaccgctggctcaatcttccGTGGTGGgcaagtgaaaagattgagccagcggttactacagaggagGGTACCCAGGCTAGACAGAACTGACTGACCACTGAAAAAGATTTACGGCAAACCTTTTCCGCCATGAATTTTGCTGGGCACATCCACAACTACTGTGCTTAGAATGTACCTGGCCTATACCATGTATGGCGAATGTGACAGGGGCTAAAACGCGCAAGGGGCAGCTGACAAAGCAATACAGTTCTTCTACTTGCCGATAGATGTCTCTTGATATGCTGCCACCAAATGCTACCTCCATTTCAAAGCATATACAACATAGACTAGATATCTTGTGAAGTAGATACGAGTTTGCTGTTATCCATAAGATAATTagatcgatgaaggttagacactcAGGTAACAAGATACACAAGGcaacttactcaagcaactggacagatttTGGACACGGTCAGACGAACAGGT
Coding sequences:
- the LOC136447637 gene encoding noelin-like, coding for MMGSKVCVTACLLSSIAVIFFVERNGGQALNVADTFHVHSVAEDTSGRCVCTVMAPSPDICSDDNKYHYIKELEEQVANLTASIQILANSTTAAVDIQDTMLQIQHLTGQLNVLQADREQLLTDQFTIIRDEIIALAGLLPQLEQDREDAELLQLYQNQLDNLTGILGQLEGQHGVSVQDMQQQVLQLTQQLQACQQGGELQVYNVGASETACR